Proteins encoded together in one Micromonospora kangleipakensis window:
- a CDS encoding RelA/SpoT family protein — MSHDVVPPVEGTVHPTGDADGSVTERSGNPPVRVTGSGSGVAPDAGTDDGTSPGGAVVVPFPTDGSVDPTPSGGFALSNAPTGRRVRARLARFNAPWQTSQVSEVLEPLIATHRENHPKADARLLQRAFDTAARWHSGQYRKSGDPYITHPLAVATILGNLGMDTTTLVAALLHDTIEDTEYTLDQMRADFGPEVTLLVDGVTKLDKVKLGDAAKAETIRKMVVAMAKDPRVLVIKLADRLHNMRTLTFLPRPKQEQKAKETLEILAPLAHRLGMNTIKWELEDLAFGTLFPKRYEEINRLIGEHQPQREALLRQVTQKVSTDLKAAKIKAETTGRPKHLYSIYQKMIVRGRDFNDIYDLVGVRILVDTVRDCYAALGVIHANWQPVPGRFKDYIAMPKFNMYQSLHTTVIGPTGKPVEMQIRTYAMHRTAEFGIAAHWKYKEHKGTQIVGPPAHIDEMTWLRQLLDWQREAADPSEFLDALRFDLSSQEVYVFTPKGDVIPLPTGSTPVDFAYAVHTEVGHKCIGARVNGKLVPLESTLSNGDVIEIFTSKSDTAGPTQDWLGFVKSPRARTKIRQYFNKERREEAIEAGKDSIVKAMRKQGMPLQRMLTSDALMAIARDLHLADVASLYAAVGDSQVSAQSVVQKLMATYGGEEGAAEDIAETAVATRPPRSRQNSSDPGVVVRGVSDVWIKLARCCTPVPPDAVFGFVTRSGGVSVHRDDCANAEDLRAQSERVVEVSWKLTSASTFLVAIQVEALDRHKLLADVTRVLSEERVNILSATVTTTRDRVAVSRFSFEMADPKHLGHLLAAVRKVDGVFDAYRVTSGA, encoded by the coding sequence GTGTCCCACGATGTCGTCCCTCCGGTGGAGGGCACGGTGCACCCGACAGGCGACGCGGACGGCTCGGTGACCGAGCGGAGCGGCAACCCGCCGGTCCGGGTGACGGGCTCTGGCAGCGGCGTCGCCCCCGACGCCGGCACGGACGACGGCACGTCGCCCGGCGGCGCGGTCGTGGTGCCGTTCCCGACCGACGGCTCGGTCGATCCCACGCCGAGCGGTGGTTTCGCGCTGTCCAACGCGCCCACCGGCCGGCGGGTCCGCGCCCGGCTGGCCCGGTTCAACGCGCCCTGGCAGACCTCGCAGGTCAGCGAGGTGCTCGAACCGCTGATCGCTACGCACCGGGAGAACCACCCCAAGGCCGACGCCCGGCTGCTCCAGCGCGCGTTCGACACCGCGGCGCGCTGGCACTCCGGCCAGTACCGCAAGTCCGGTGACCCGTACATCACCCACCCGCTCGCGGTCGCGACCATCCTGGGCAACCTGGGGATGGACACCACCACGCTGGTCGCCGCGCTGCTGCACGACACCATCGAGGACACCGAGTACACCCTCGACCAGATGCGGGCGGACTTCGGCCCGGAGGTGACCCTCCTGGTCGACGGCGTGACGAAGCTGGACAAGGTCAAGCTGGGTGACGCGGCCAAGGCGGAGACCATCCGCAAGATGGTCGTGGCGATGGCCAAGGACCCGCGGGTGCTGGTGATCAAGCTGGCCGACCGGCTGCACAACATGCGTACCCTCACCTTCCTGCCCCGCCCCAAGCAGGAGCAGAAGGCGAAGGAGACGCTGGAGATCCTGGCCCCCCTCGCGCACCGCCTCGGTATGAACACCATCAAGTGGGAGCTGGAGGATCTCGCCTTCGGCACCCTGTTCCCGAAGCGGTACGAGGAGATCAACCGGCTGATCGGGGAGCACCAGCCGCAGCGCGAGGCGCTGCTGCGTCAGGTGACCCAGAAGGTGTCGACCGACCTGAAGGCCGCCAAGATCAAGGCGGAGACCACCGGCCGGCCGAAGCACCTCTACTCGATCTACCAGAAGATGATCGTGCGGGGTCGCGACTTCAACGACATCTACGACCTGGTCGGGGTGCGGATCCTGGTCGACACGGTGCGGGACTGCTACGCGGCGCTGGGTGTCATCCACGCCAACTGGCAGCCGGTGCCGGGCCGGTTCAAGGACTACATCGCCATGCCCAAGTTCAACATGTACCAGTCGTTGCACACGACGGTCATCGGGCCCACCGGCAAGCCGGTGGAGATGCAGATCCGCACGTACGCGATGCACCGCACCGCCGAGTTCGGCATCGCCGCGCACTGGAAGTACAAGGAGCACAAGGGCACCCAGATCGTCGGCCCGCCGGCGCACATCGACGAGATGACCTGGCTGCGTCAGCTGCTGGACTGGCAGCGGGAGGCGGCCGACCCGAGCGAGTTCCTCGACGCGCTCCGCTTCGACCTGTCCAGCCAGGAGGTGTACGTCTTCACCCCGAAGGGTGACGTCATCCCGCTGCCGACCGGGTCGACGCCGGTGGACTTCGCGTACGCGGTGCACACCGAGGTCGGGCACAAGTGCATCGGCGCCCGGGTCAACGGCAAGCTGGTGCCGCTGGAGTCGACGCTCTCCAACGGCGACGTGATCGAGATCTTCACCTCGAAGTCGGACACGGCCGGCCCGACGCAGGACTGGTTGGGCTTCGTCAAGAGCCCGCGCGCCCGCACCAAGATCCGCCAGTACTTCAACAAGGAGCGGCGCGAGGAGGCGATCGAGGCCGGCAAGGACTCGATCGTCAAGGCGATGCGTAAGCAGGGCATGCCGTTGCAGCGGATGCTCACCTCGGACGCGCTGATGGCGATCGCCCGGGACCTGCACCTCGCCGACGTCGCCTCGCTCTACGCGGCGGTCGGCGACAGCCAGGTCTCCGCCCAGTCGGTCGTGCAGAAGCTGATGGCCACGTACGGCGGCGAGGAGGGCGCGGCGGAGGACATCGCCGAGACCGCCGTCGCCACCCGGCCGCCGCGCAGCCGGCAGAACAGCAGCGACCCGGGCGTCGTGGTCCGGGGCGTCAGTGACGTCTGGATCAAGCTGGCCCGCTGCTGCACCCCGGTGCCACCGGACGCGGTCTTCGGCTTCGTCACCCGCTCCGGCGGGGTGAGCGTGCACCGGGACGACTGCGCCAACGCCGAGGACCTGCGGGCGCAGAGCGAACGGGTGGTCGAGGTCAGCTGGAAGCTCACCTCCGCCTCCACCTTCCTCGTCGCCATCCAGGTCGAGGCGCTGGACCGGCACAAGCTGCTCGCCGACGTCACCCGGGTGCTGTCGGAGGAGCGGGTGAACATCCTCTCCGCCACCGTCACCACCACCCGGGACCGGGTGGCGGTGAGCCGGTTCAGCTTCGAGATGGCCGACCCGAAGCACCTGGGCCACCTGCTGGCCGCGGTGCGGAAGGTCGACGGCGTCTTCGACGCGTACCGGGTCACCTCGGGCGCCTGA
- the hisS gene encoding histidine--tRNA ligase gives MSKPTPISGFPEWTPAQRMIEQFVLDRIRGTFELYGFAPLETRSVEPLDQLLRKGETSKEVYVLRRLQADTDGPAGDDSLGLHFDLTVPFARYVLENAGKLQFPFRRYQIQKVWRGERPQEGRYREFLQADIDIVDRDTLPAHYEAEMPLVIGDALRSLPIPPVKIQVNNRKICEGFYRGIGLTDPEAALRAVDKLDKIGPAKVAELLAETAGASEAQAKACLALAEISAPDASFADAVRALGVTDPLLDEGIAELTAVVETAAAHSPGLCVADLRIARGLDYYTGTVYETQMVGYERFGSICSGGRYDNLASSGAVRFPGVGISIGVTRLLGLLFGVEELSVSRSVPTCVLVAVTTEDDRPASNKVAEALRSRGIPTEVSPSAAKFGKQIRYAERRGIPYVWFPGAEGDEVKDIRSGEQVAAAAGEWTPPRVDLKPLVG, from the coding sequence ATGAGCAAGCCCACGCCCATCTCCGGCTTCCCGGAGTGGACGCCCGCGCAGCGGATGATCGAGCAGTTCGTCCTCGACCGGATCCGCGGCACCTTCGAGCTGTACGGCTTCGCCCCGCTCGAGACGCGCTCGGTGGAGCCGCTGGACCAGCTCCTGCGCAAGGGGGAGACCTCGAAGGAGGTCTACGTGCTGCGTCGGCTTCAGGCCGACACCGACGGCCCGGCCGGCGACGACTCGCTCGGCCTGCACTTCGACCTGACCGTGCCGTTCGCCCGCTATGTGCTGGAGAACGCCGGCAAGCTGCAGTTCCCGTTCCGCCGTTACCAGATCCAGAAGGTGTGGCGGGGCGAGCGGCCGCAGGAGGGGCGTTACCGGGAGTTCCTCCAGGCCGACATCGACATCGTCGACCGGGACACCCTGCCGGCGCACTACGAGGCGGAGATGCCGCTGGTGATCGGCGACGCGCTGCGGTCGCTGCCCATCCCGCCGGTCAAGATCCAGGTCAACAACCGCAAGATCTGCGAGGGCTTCTACCGGGGCATCGGGCTGACCGACCCGGAGGCGGCGCTGCGCGCGGTGGACAAGCTCGACAAGATCGGCCCGGCGAAGGTGGCCGAACTGCTCGCCGAGACCGCCGGGGCGAGCGAGGCGCAGGCCAAGGCGTGCCTCGCGCTGGCCGAGATCTCCGCGCCGGATGCCTCCTTCGCCGACGCCGTCCGCGCCCTCGGGGTGACCGACCCGCTGCTCGACGAGGGTATCGCCGAGCTGACCGCGGTGGTGGAGACCGCCGCTGCGCACTCCCCGGGGCTCTGCGTGGCCGACCTGCGCATCGCCCGCGGCCTGGACTACTACACCGGCACCGTCTACGAGACCCAGATGGTCGGCTACGAGCGCTTCGGCTCGATCTGCTCCGGCGGTCGGTACGACAACCTGGCCAGCTCCGGCGCCGTCCGCTTCCCGGGCGTGGGCATCTCGATCGGGGTGACCCGGCTGCTCGGCCTGCTCTTCGGCGTCGAGGAGCTGTCGGTCTCGCGGAGCGTGCCGACCTGCGTGCTGGTCGCGGTCACCACCGAGGACGACCGGCCGGCCAGCAACAAGGTCGCCGAGGCGCTGCGCTCCCGGGGCATCCCCACCGAGGTGTCGCCGAGCGCGGCCAAGTTCGGCAAGCAGATCCGGTATGCCGAGCGGCGGGGCATCCCGTACGTCTGGTTCCCGGGCGCCGAGGGCGACGAGGTGAAGGACATCCGCTCGGGCGAGCAGGTCGCCGCGGCGGCTGGGGAGTGGACGCCGCCCCGGGTGGACCTGAAACCACTGGTCGGCTGA
- the secF gene encoding protein translocase subunit SecF, with product MAKSGLASRLYRGEADLNIVGRRKLWFGVAAGLVLLAVLSFAVRGFSLGIEFAGGNSFQVPASVGTLDGAEEQVNAALKAEGGGAEVVTAQKVGSTSGQYYEMRTTQLSPEQANAVKGEIAERFDIQPGQISGNQVSEAWGSQVTERALLGLLLFIAVVAIYLILRFEWRMAVAAISSLFMNLFLTAGIYSLVGFEVTPSTIIGFLTILGFALYDVVVVFDKVQENTRGITANNNLTYGEASNLALNQSLMRSLNTSVVALLPVGGLLFIGAGLLGAGTLKDLGLVLFVGMAVAFLTSILLATPLLVLLKNQDPRISAHNKRVLARRGAIARGELTPKGAPRAAEEAAIDPETAALAGSAPKVGARPVGKRPTGARGGRPGAGGNRPGGAKRR from the coding sequence ATGGCTAAGAGTGGTCTGGCGTCCCGGCTGTACCGGGGCGAGGCTGATCTCAACATCGTCGGCCGGCGCAAGCTGTGGTTCGGCGTCGCCGCCGGGCTGGTGCTGCTCGCGGTGCTCAGCTTCGCCGTGCGCGGCTTCAGCCTGGGCATCGAGTTCGCCGGCGGCAACTCGTTCCAGGTGCCGGCCAGCGTCGGCACGCTGGACGGGGCCGAGGAGCAGGTCAACGCCGCCCTCAAGGCCGAGGGTGGCGGTGCCGAGGTGGTCACCGCGCAGAAGGTCGGCAGCACCAGCGGCCAGTACTACGAGATGCGGACCACGCAGCTCAGCCCGGAGCAGGCCAACGCGGTCAAGGGCGAGATCGCCGAGAGGTTCGACATCCAGCCCGGCCAGATCAGCGGCAACCAGGTCTCCGAGGCGTGGGGCAGCCAGGTCACCGAGCGCGCGCTGCTCGGCCTGCTGCTCTTCATCGCGGTGGTGGCGATCTACCTGATCCTGCGCTTCGAGTGGCGGATGGCCGTCGCCGCGATCAGCTCGCTGTTCATGAACCTGTTCCTCACCGCCGGCATCTACTCGCTGGTCGGCTTCGAGGTCACCCCGTCGACGATCATCGGCTTCCTCACCATCCTCGGCTTCGCGTTGTACGACGTGGTGGTGGTCTTCGACAAGGTCCAGGAAAACACCCGGGGCATCACCGCGAACAACAACCTGACCTACGGCGAGGCGTCCAACCTGGCGCTGAACCAGAGCCTGATGCGGTCGCTGAACACCTCGGTGGTCGCCCTGCTCCCGGTCGGCGGTCTGCTCTTCATCGGCGCCGGCCTGCTCGGCGCGGGCACGCTGAAGGACCTCGGTCTGGTGCTCTTCGTCGGTATGGCGGTGGCGTTCCTGACCTCGATCCTGCTGGCCACCCCGCTGCTGGTGCTCCTGAAGAACCAGGACCCGCGGATCAGCGCGCACAACAAGCGGGTGCTGGCCCGCCGGGGCGCGATCGCCCGGGGCGAGCTGACCCCGAAGGGTGCGCCGCGGGCCGCCGAGGAGGCCGCCATCGACCCGGAGACGGCGGCGCTGGCCGGCTCGGCGCCGAAGGTGGGCGCCCGACCGGTGGGCAAGCGCCCGACCGGCGCGCGGGGCGGTCGTCCCGGCGCCGGGGGCAACCGGCCGGGCGGCGCCAAGCGCCGCTGA
- a CDS encoding peptidylprolyl isomerase yields the protein MASSRDRQRKMARAKLDRQLARRAAAAKRRRQIQAGVGAAVVLALIVVGAAWALGAFDSKPEKKAAEDVCVWTPQDASANANLKDVGTPATTGLPTSGTRPMTITTNQGAPITAQLDLAAAPCAGASIAHLAGRSFYDNTKCHEITAEGALRCGDPSGTGIGGPAYSFYDENLPTPAPSASGKPAAGQPPAYPKGTVAMIANPPGSNGSQFLVFFKDFNPAKPAYPVIGKVTAGLDVIEKIGALPTVDNGSGAKVKPKTDVVIQSLTVGEPTTGPAATSAPTASPSAG from the coding sequence GTGGCTTCCAGCAGGGACCGGCAGCGCAAAATGGCGCGGGCCAAGCTCGACCGGCAGCTCGCCCGGCGGGCCGCGGCCGCGAAGCGCCGCCGGCAGATCCAGGCCGGCGTGGGCGCCGCCGTCGTGCTCGCGCTGATCGTGGTCGGGGCGGCCTGGGCGCTGGGCGCGTTCGACTCGAAGCCGGAGAAGAAGGCCGCCGAGGACGTCTGCGTGTGGACCCCGCAGGACGCCAGCGCGAACGCCAACCTCAAGGACGTGGGCACCCCGGCCACCACCGGGCTGCCGACCTCCGGCACCCGGCCGATGACGATCACCACGAACCAGGGCGCCCCGATCACCGCCCAGCTCGACCTGGCCGCCGCCCCGTGCGCCGGGGCGAGCATCGCCCACCTGGCCGGCAGGTCGTTCTACGACAACACCAAGTGCCACGAGATCACCGCCGAGGGCGCGCTGCGCTGCGGCGACCCGAGCGGCACCGGCATCGGCGGCCCCGCGTACTCGTTCTACGACGAGAACCTGCCCACCCCGGCGCCGAGCGCGTCCGGCAAGCCGGCCGCCGGGCAGCCCCCGGCGTACCCGAAGGGCACGGTCGCCATGATCGCGAACCCGCCGGGCAGCAACGGCAGCCAGTTCCTCGTCTTCTTCAAGGACTTCAACCCGGCCAAGCCGGCCTACCCGGTCATCGGGAAGGTCACCGCCGGGCTGGACGTGATCGAGAAGATCGGCGCCCTGCCGACCGTGGACAATGGGAGCGGGGCCAAGGTGAAGCCGAAGACCGACGTGGTGATCCAGAGCCTCACGGTCGGCGAGCCGACCACCGGACCGGCCGCCACCAGCGCGCCCACGGCCAGCCCCAGCGCCGGCTGA
- a CDS encoding adenine phosphoribosyltransferase yields the protein MTETHSTAVRGDSGPEVARLVASRVLDVPDFPKPGVMFKDLMPLFADGDVFREVIDGIVTYHGRDSFDAVVGIEARGFVIAAAIAYATGIGVVPVRKAGKLPRPAYSASYALEYGEATLEVHQDAFTAGHRVLVVDDVLATGGTAEATLDLVERAGGTVAGFTVLLELAFLKGRERLAPRPVHALLTV from the coding sequence GTGACGGAGACCCACAGCACCGCGGTACGGGGAGACAGCGGCCCGGAGGTCGCCCGGCTGGTGGCCAGCCGGGTGCTGGACGTGCCGGACTTCCCGAAGCCCGGCGTCATGTTCAAGGACCTGATGCCGCTCTTCGCCGACGGTGACGTGTTCCGCGAGGTGATCGACGGGATCGTCACGTACCACGGGCGTGACTCGTTCGACGCGGTGGTCGGGATCGAGGCGCGCGGCTTCGTGATCGCCGCCGCCATCGCGTACGCGACCGGGATCGGCGTGGTGCCGGTGCGCAAGGCCGGCAAGCTGCCCCGCCCGGCGTACTCGGCCTCCTACGCCCTCGAGTACGGCGAGGCGACCCTGGAGGTGCACCAGGACGCCTTCACCGCCGGCCACCGGGTGCTGGTCGTCGACGACGTGCTCGCCACCGGCGGCACCGCCGAGGCCACCCTCGACCTGGTCGAACGGGCCGGCGGCACCGTCGCCGGCTTCACCGTCCTGCTGGAGCTGGCCTTCCTCAAGGGGCGGGAGCGACTGGCCCCGCGTCCGGTCCATGCCCTGCTGACCGTTTGA
- a CDS encoding MBL fold metallo-hydrolase, which yields MLVAGFPADAFGTNCYVVATAPGEQCVVVDPGIGVLDRLDALLAEHRLHPVAVLLTHGHLDHTFSVAPVCGARGIPAYVHPDDRELLADPAKALSADLTQLFGGRLPYTEPDDVAELTDGATLALAGLEITVDHAPGHTGGSVLFRMPGAGSPWEAEQICLSGDVLFAGSIGRTDLPGGSMPRMLSSLREKVLPLADDTVVLPGHGPATTIGRERASNPYLLEVAGTGGARPAAPTRGL from the coding sequence GTGCTCGTGGCCGGCTTTCCCGCGGACGCCTTCGGCACCAACTGCTATGTGGTGGCGACCGCGCCGGGGGAGCAGTGCGTGGTGGTCGACCCCGGCATCGGGGTGCTCGACCGGCTCGACGCCCTGCTCGCCGAGCACCGCCTGCACCCGGTCGCCGTGCTGCTCACCCACGGCCACCTGGACCACACCTTCTCCGTGGCGCCGGTCTGCGGCGCGCGCGGCATCCCCGCGTACGTCCACCCGGACGACCGGGAGCTGCTGGCCGACCCGGCCAAGGCGCTCTCGGCGGACCTCACCCAGCTCTTCGGCGGCCGGCTGCCGTACACCGAGCCGGACGACGTGGCCGAGCTGACCGACGGCGCGACCCTGGCCCTCGCCGGGCTGGAGATCACCGTCGACCACGCCCCCGGCCATACCGGCGGGTCGGTGCTGTTCCGGATGCCCGGCGCCGGCTCGCCCTGGGAGGCCGAGCAGATCTGCCTCTCCGGCGACGTGCTCTTCGCCGGCTCGATCGGCCGCACCGACCTGCCGGGCGGCAGCATGCCCCGGATGCTGTCCAGCCTGCGGGAGAAGGTCCTCCCACTGGCCGACGACACCGTCGTCCTGCCCGGCCACGGCCCCGCGACCACCATCGGCCGCGAGCGCGCGAGCAACCCGTACCTCCTCGAGGTGGCGGGCACCGGCGGCGCGCGCCCGGCGGCGCCCACCCGCGGTCTCTGA
- the secD gene encoding protein translocase subunit SecD, translating into MAPPQGQMRPGRQLAVLGLVFVVLYLLVFFSGGASGGWKDRLEPRLGLDLIGGTRLTLEATNSVDGKPPTAANLEEARQIIENRVNAYGVAEAEVVTEGNRNIVISLPGENRDLTDVGSAAELRFRKVLKATDGSGATVAPAPAPSASATPAPSGSATPKPSGSAAPKPSGSAAPKPSASGAKATASPSAGGQGGMAPTPSASAAAPTPSASPSAAAPSPSATAEPVPQSVEQQRKAVEQKVGPPAWAAASGLKAPADVSADPALAEKLKPFGALSPQEIAVLPVDMQFNVPTITCAQLDKRPPASIKDEKQQAVACETGGKYLLDVAKVVGTDVKDASAQLDQTSSWVVSLQFTGKGQEHWTNLTREAFNNEGQACDQTAIGQDGKCRVAVVLDNQIVSSPEIQGVLTGDSQITGNFDNKAANALASQLRYGALPVTFVPQEQQNVTATLGDSQLRAGLLAAGIGMLLVIIYSFFYYRLLGSVIFLSLVLSALLVFGSLVVLGRSIGFTLTLAGIAGMIVSLGVAADSFVIYFERLKDEIREGRSPRSAVPRAWIRARRTIISANAITLMSAVVLYIVSVGTVKGFAFALGLATVLDLLVVFLFRHPIMTMFARTRAFLSPRVSGLGRALPARSTEQGTARNPRVKEA; encoded by the coding sequence GTGGCACCACCTCAGGGACAGATGCGCCCCGGACGGCAGCTCGCCGTTCTCGGGCTCGTCTTCGTCGTCCTCTATCTTTTGGTGTTCTTCTCGGGCGGCGCCAGTGGTGGCTGGAAGGACCGGCTGGAGCCGCGGCTCGGCCTGGACCTGATCGGCGGCACCCGGCTGACGCTCGAGGCCACCAACAGCGTGGACGGCAAGCCACCGACGGCCGCCAACCTCGAAGAGGCGCGCCAGATCATCGAGAACCGGGTCAACGCGTACGGCGTGGCCGAGGCCGAGGTGGTCACCGAGGGCAACCGCAACATCGTCATCTCCCTGCCCGGTGAGAACCGGGACCTGACCGACGTCGGCAGCGCCGCCGAGCTGCGCTTCCGCAAGGTGCTCAAGGCGACCGACGGCAGCGGCGCGACCGTCGCCCCGGCCCCGGCCCCGAGCGCCAGCGCGACCCCGGCCCCGTCCGGCAGCGCGACGCCGAAGCCGTCCGGCAGCGCCGCCCCGAAGCCGTCCGGCAGCGCCGCCCCGAAGCCGTCGGCCAGCGGCGCGAAGGCCACCGCCTCGCCGAGCGCCGGCGGGCAGGGCGGCATGGCCCCGACGCCGAGCGCCAGCGCCGCCGCGCCGACCCCGTCGGCCTCGCCGAGCGCCGCCGCGCCGTCGCCGAGCGCCACCGCCGAGCCGGTGCCGCAGAGCGTCGAGCAGCAGCGCAAGGCCGTCGAGCAGAAGGTCGGGCCGCCCGCCTGGGCCGCCGCCAGCGGCCTGAAGGCTCCGGCCGACGTCTCCGCCGACCCGGCGCTGGCCGAGAAGCTCAAGCCGTTCGGCGCGCTCTCCCCGCAGGAGATCGCGGTGCTGCCGGTGGACATGCAGTTCAACGTCCCGACCATCACCTGCGCCCAGCTCGACAAGCGGCCGCCGGCGTCGATCAAGGACGAGAAGCAGCAGGCCGTCGCCTGCGAGACCGGCGGGAAGTACCTGCTCGACGTGGCCAAGGTGGTCGGCACCGACGTCAAGGACGCCTCCGCTCAGCTCGACCAGACCAGCTCCTGGGTGGTCAGCCTCCAGTTCACCGGCAAGGGCCAGGAACACTGGACCAACCTGACCCGCGAGGCGTTCAACAACGAGGGCCAGGCCTGCGACCAGACCGCGATCGGTCAGGACGGCAAGTGCCGGGTCGCCGTCGTCCTGGACAACCAGATCGTCTCCTCGCCGGAGATCCAGGGCGTGCTGACCGGTGACTCCCAGATCACCGGCAACTTCGACAACAAGGCCGCGAACGCGCTCGCCAGCCAGCTGCGCTACGGCGCGCTGCCGGTGACCTTCGTGCCGCAGGAGCAGCAGAACGTCACCGCCACGCTCGGCGACAGCCAGCTGCGGGCCGGTCTGCTCGCCGCCGGCATCGGCATGCTGCTGGTCATCATCTACTCGTTCTTCTACTACCGGCTGCTCGGTTCGGTGATCTTCCTGAGCCTGGTGCTCTCGGCGCTGCTGGTCTTCGGCTCGCTGGTGGTGCTCGGCCGGTCGATCGGCTTCACCCTCACCCTCGCCGGCATCGCCGGAATGATCGTCTCGCTCGGCGTGGCGGCGGACTCGTTCGTCATCTACTTCGAGCGCCTCAAGGACGAGATCCGCGAGGGACGCAGCCCGCGCAGCGCGGTGCCACGTGCCTGGATCCGGGCCCGCCGGACGATCATCTCGGCGAACGCCATCACCCTGATGTCCGCCGTGGTGCTCTACATCGTCTCGGTCGGCACGGTGAAGGGCTTCGCCTTCGCCCTCGGCCTGGCGACCGTGCTCGACCTGCTGGTCGTCTTCCTCTTCCGTCACCCGATCATGACGATGTTCGCCCGGACCCGGGCGTTCCTGTCCCCGCGGGTCAGCGGCCTCGGCCGGGCCCTGCCGGCCCGGTCGACCGAGCAGGGCACCGCCCGCAACCCGCGCGTCAAGGAGGCCTGA
- a CDS encoding peptidylprolyl isomerase, which produces MTSTRERQRAAARARLEREMAERAARARKRRQTQAIVGAGAVLLLVVAGTVWLATALGGDDDKKQTATSAGAAQCAYTEVPKEGRTKQIKDVGLPGAQQKNTGTQTMTIDTNLGPITAKIDRAAVPCTAGSFTHLASKGFFDNTKCHRLVSEGIKVLQCGDPSATGKGWRETDGTGGPSYNLAEENLPTDKRPPYPEGVIAMANSGQPGSTGSQFFIVYGDSQLDPNYTVLGTITGGMDVVKQVAAAGDDKAFAQQAGGGHPKKEIVINKLAMSDIQG; this is translated from the coding sequence GTGACGTCCACGAGAGAGCGGCAGCGCGCGGCGGCGCGGGCCCGACTCGAGCGGGAGATGGCCGAGCGCGCGGCCCGCGCCCGCAAGCGCCGGCAGACGCAGGCGATCGTCGGGGCCGGTGCGGTCCTGCTGCTGGTGGTCGCCGGCACCGTCTGGCTGGCCACCGCCCTCGGTGGCGACGACGACAAGAAGCAGACCGCCACGTCGGCGGGTGCCGCCCAGTGCGCCTACACCGAGGTCCCCAAGGAGGGGCGCACCAAGCAGATCAAGGACGTCGGCCTGCCCGGCGCCCAGCAGAAGAACACCGGCACCCAGACCATGACGATCGACACCAACCTGGGACCGATCACCGCGAAGATCGACCGGGCGGCCGTGCCCTGCACCGCGGGCAGCTTCACCCACCTGGCCAGCAAGGGCTTCTTCGACAACACCAAGTGCCACCGGCTGGTCTCCGAGGGCATCAAGGTGCTCCAGTGCGGCGACCCGAGCGCGACCGGCAAGGGCTGGCGCGAGACCGACGGCACCGGCGGCCCGAGCTACAACCTGGCCGAGGAGAACCTGCCGACCGACAAGCGCCCGCCGTACCCGGAGGGCGTCATCGCGATGGCCAACTCCGGCCAGCCGGGCAGCACCGGCAGCCAGTTCTTCATCGTGTACGGCGACTCGCAGCTCGACCCGAACTACACCGTGCTGGGTACCATCACCGGCGGCATGGACGTGGTCAAGCAGGTCGCGGCGGCCGGTGACGACAAGGCCTTCGCGCAGCAGGCCGGCGGCGGTCACCCCAAGAAGGAGATCGTCATCAACAAGCTGGCGATGAGCGACATCCAGGGCTGA